Proteins from one Raphanus sativus cultivar WK10039 unplaced genomic scaffold, ASM80110v3 Scaffold0566, whole genome shotgun sequence genomic window:
- the LOC130502454 gene encoding uncharacterized protein LOC130502454: MEFFQKAKTIRIRNSHNNKYLSADDNEETVTQNRNGSTKNSSWTVEPVRDSYNVIRLKSCYGKYLTASNERFLLGATGKKVSQLNPSPLDSSVEWEPVREGSKIKLRTSYGNYLRAHGGLPPWRNSVTHDHLSATQDSISWDVEEFLINPQVTAETELTPSSLSLTSDQNSVVSPPKSDGRTIYYHVADEEGHVEDESTVGYAFTFKGNSVAELTRTLREETCLEDAVVCTRSPVDGSKLFPLRLQLPPNNGTLHVVLVPSCASL; the protein is encoded by the exons ATGGAGTTTTTCCAGAAAGCTAAAACTATTCGAATCCGTAACAGCCACAACAACAAGTATCTATCAGCAGACGACAACGAAGAAACCGTGACTCAAAACAGAAACGGTTCAACCAAAAACTCTAGCTGGACCGTCGAACCGGTTCGCGATTCATACAATGTAATCCGTCTTAAAAGCTGTTACGGTAAATACCTAACCGCTTCAAACGAGCGGTTCTTGCTCGGAGCTACAGGCAAGAAAGTGTCTCAGTTAAACCCGAGTCCTCTCGACTCGTCTGTTGAGTGGGAACCGGTGAGAGAAGGATCCAAGATCAAGCTCAGGACCAGTTACGGTAACTATCTAAGAGCTCACGGTGGACTTCCTCCGTGGAGAAACTCAGTCACGCACGATCATTTGTCAGCTACTCAGGATTCCATCTCGTGGGATGTTGAAGAGTTCCTGATCAATCCTCAAGTCACGGCGGAGACAGAGCTCACTCCGTCCTCTCTTTCACTGACATCTGATCAAAAT TCGGTTGTGTCTCCACCGAAATCGGATGGGAGAACGATATACTACCACGTCGCTGACGAGGAAGGACACGTGGAGGACGAATCAACCGTTGGATATGCTTTCACGTTTAAAGGAAACAGCGTGGCGGAGCTGACTCGGACGCTGCGAGAAGAAACGTGCTTGGAGGATGCTGTGGTGTGCACTCGCAGTCCAGTAGACGGCAGCAAGCTGTTTCCCCTTCGTTTGCAACTTCCTCCTAACAATGGAACGTTGCATGTCGTTTTAGTACCTTCCTGTGCTAGCCTCTAG